The nucleotide window AACCAGGAGATTCACCAGCTCATCATCGATGGCGCGGCCAACCCGGTGCTGGCCGGCATCTATGCCGCACTGATGAGCAAGGTGCACCGCGCGCGCGGTGCCGCCAACGCCGATACCCTGCGCTGGCAGGAGTCGCACGAGGAACACGAGGCCATCATGGCCGCGCTGCGCGAGCCCGGCCGGCCGCGGCTGGCGCAGGTGCTGCGCAGCCATTCCGAGAACACCGCGCGCGAAGTGCTGAGCGTGGTGGCGCAAACGCTGGCCGAAGGCACGGCGCGCACCGGCGCGCTCAAGCAATCGGCCTGAACCCCTTGCAGGCATTCACTACACAACGACGACGATGAAACTGGTTCGAGTAGGCAACCCCGGCGCCGAGCGCCCCGGCATGATCGATGCGGAAGGCCGCGTGCGCGACCTGTCTGCCGTGATCCACGATGTCGACGCGGCGCAGCTGGCGCCGGCCGCGCTGCAAGCGCTGGCGCAGGTCGACCCGCGCACGCTGCCTGTCATCGAAGGCGCGCGTTTTGGCGTGCCCTGGACCGGTATCGGCAAGATCGTCGCGATCGGCCTGAACTATGCCGACCACGCCGCCGAGGCCGGCATGCCGCTGCCGGCCGAGCCGATCGTGTTCCTGAAGGCCAACAGCTCGCTCAATGGCCCCAACGATGCGGTGATGCTGCCGTTCGGCTCGAACAAGACCGACTGGGAAGTGGAGCTCGGCGTGGTCATCGGCACCACCGCGCGCAACGTCTCGCGCGAGCAGGCGCTGGAGCACGTGGCCGGCTACTGCGTGGTCAACGATGTCTCTGAGCGCGAATTCCAGATCGAGCGCGGCGGCACCTGGGACAAGGGCAAGGGCTGCGACACCTTCTGCCCGGCCGGGCCGTGGCTGGTGACGCGCGACGAAGTG belongs to Cupriavidus taiwanensis and includes:
- a CDS encoding fumarylacetoacetate hydrolase family protein, with amino-acid sequence MKLVRVGNPGAERPGMIDAEGRVRDLSAVIHDVDAAQLAPAALQALAQVDPRTLPVIEGARFGVPWTGIGKIVAIGLNYADHAAEAGMPLPAEPIVFLKANSSLNGPNDAVMLPFGSNKTDWEVELGVVIGTTARNVSREQALEHVAGYCVVNDVSEREFQIERGGTWDKGKGCDTFCPAGPWLVTRDEVPDAQALGLWLEVNGERVQQGSTATMVFDVATLVSYVSRFMTLLPGDLIATGTPPGVGMGCKPPRFLKAGDTMRLGVKGLGEQMQRVVAYGER